The Periplaneta americana isolate PAMFEO1 chromosome 9, P.americana_PAMFEO1_priV1, whole genome shotgun sequence genome contains a region encoding:
- the LOC138705705 gene encoding uncharacterized protein, translated as MTPDNVYSVLLVGPTDVHKSSLLFQCAVHFAEQGSKVLYISSNAPTALPPPVHGVSPHSAAALSNIRFMYLPTWRDLAHQLYSLHQHAHMPGVLIVDSLDHYCSLTEDQARAALVCASLLDAASVCSRQSKKSTVLLTSLHTELKTCPLVDLFFASVVWLIEADADGSVTVSDAAVLPRHKPHTRMVFHARSWDTALVLEKILQLVS; from the exons ATGACACCAGATAATGTATATTCTGTTTTATTAGTGGGACCGACAGATGTTCACAAATCATCATTACTTTTTCag TGTGCTGTCCACTTCGCAGAGCAGGGCTCCAAAGTGCTGTATATCTCTTCAAACGCCCCCACAGCTCTACCGCCTCCAGTGCATGGGGTGTCGCCACACAGTGCTGCTGCATTGAGCAACATCAGGTTCAT GTATCTCCCAACATGGCGGGACCTGGCACATCAGCTGTACAGCCTGCACCAACATGCTCACATGCCAGGCGTCTTGATCGTGGACAGTCTGGACCATTACTGCAGCCTCACAGAGGACCAGGCACGCGCTGCTCTTGTGTGTGCCTCATTGCTGGATGCTGCGTCAGTGTGCTCCAGGCAGTCAAAGAAGTCCACAGTGCTCCTTACGTCACTGCACACTGAGCTCAAGACATGTCCTCTCGTGGACCTTTTCTTCGCCAGTGTGGTGTGGCTTATAGAGGCAGATGCCGATGGCTCAGTCACTGTGTCTGATGCGGCCGTGCTACCGCGGCACAAGCCACACACGAGGATGGTGTTCCATGCACGCAGCTGGGACACAGCTCTGGTGCTCGAGAAGATCCTACAGCTGGTGAGTTAA